From Girardinichthys multiradiatus isolate DD_20200921_A chromosome 13, DD_fGirMul_XY1, whole genome shotgun sequence:
TAAAAGAATATGTCCTCTTCAAGGGTGGCTGCAAACAAAAGTGTAGAGTAAACTTTCTTCACGGTTTCTAAATAGTTTTACTTTCTGACGACCAAAGCAGAAAAAAGTATCAGGAGTAACATTATTGGGAATTCAGCTAAAATATGTGAGTAAAGACAATAAAGATAAACTGTGGGGAATTAAATGGATGTAAATAAGCCGACCAAGGCCAGATAGATAATTTTACGTGAGGACAGGATCCGTATGCCTCCTGACCTTTAACATAATGGTTTACATTTTTGATTGAATGCATAAAACTTCATGTTGTATACATCTTTTTTCCCCAGTGATGCCTGTTGAGCTAACTAAAGCGTTGATCACAGTCTGAGCAGGTAACAGATCATTCTCCTGCATGCGTACCGGTGTGCTTCACAAATGCTTGTCTCCATCTGAACGTTGCCTTACAGACCGAGCAGCTGTATGGTTTCTCTCCGGTGTGGGTTTTTGTGTGTTCCACTAAGGTAAATTTCCTTTTGAATGTTGCATTgcaaacagaacagctgtaagGTTTTTCTTCAGTGTGATCTCTCATGTGAACGGCAAGATATGACTTGTAAACAAAGGTTCGGCTGCAGATTGAGCAACTGAATGGCCTCTCCCCTGTGTGGGTTCTTATGTGCTCTACTAAAGTGTGTTTAGTTTTAAAAGCTGCATTACAGACAGAACATCTGAAAGGTCTTTTACCTGTGTGGACCTTTGTGTGTTCTATCAAGTTTCCCTTAGAGGTAAAAGCTTTGTTACAGACGGAGCAGCTGAACGGcctctctccagtgtgaatcCTTTCATGTTCTGTTAAATTATTCTTCGTTTTAAATGCTGCGTTACAGACAGAACATTTGAAAGGTCGTTCCCCTGTGTGGACTTTTGTGTGCTCTATTAAGTATCCCATAGAAGTGTAAGCTTTGTCACAGACGGAGCAGCTGAAAGGCTTTCCTTCGCTGTGCATTCTCATATGTTGCGTCAATGACTGTTTCCATGtaaaggttctgtcacagacggAGCAGCTGAAAGGCTTTCCTTCGCTGTGCATTCTCATATGTTGCGTCAATGACTGTTTCCATGtaaaggttctgtcacagacggAGCAGCTGAAGGGtttttctcctgtgtggattctgtTGTGTTCTATCAAGTTTCCCTTAGAAATAAAAGCTTTGTTACAGACGGAGCAGCTGAATGGcctctctccagtgtgaatcCTTTCATGTTCTGTTAAtttatacttccttttaaaagcTGCGTTACAGACAGAACATTTGAAAGGTCGTTCCCCTGTGTGGACTTTTGTGTGCTCTATTAAGTTTCCCTTAGAAGTGTAAGCTTTGTCACAGACGGAGCAGCTGAAAGGCTTTCCTTCGCTGTGCGTTCTCATATGTTGCGTCAATGACTGTTTCCATGtaaaggttctgtcacagacggAGCAGCTGAA
This genomic window contains:
- the LOC124878747 gene encoding zinc finger protein 260-like — protein: MRTHSEGKPFSCSVCDKAYTSKGNLIEHTKVHTGERPFKCSVCNAAFKRKYKLTEHERIHTGERPFSCSVCNKAFISKGNLIEHNRIHTGEKPFSCSVCDRTFTWKQSLTQHMRMHSEGKPFSCSVCDKAYTSMGYLIEHTKVHTGERPFKCSVCNAAFKTKNNLTEHERIHTGERPFSCSVCNKAFTSKGNLIEHTKVHTGKRPFRCSVCNAAFKTKHTLVEHIRTHTGERPFSCSICSRTFVYKSYLAVHMRDHTEEKPYSCSVCNATFKRKFTLVEHTKTHTGEKPYSCSVCKATFRWRQAFVKHTGTHAGE